The genomic interval TGCACGATCAATCCACTAAAAAACACAAGCAGCCAGGAGCACATTCTTCTCTTGATAGACATaaaatgcacctggctgcctgtGTTCCCTCCAGGACCATACACCTGGCTGCTTTGCTCAAGGAGGGTGCAAGTCCTATCCTACTAGAAAGTGTTGATGGGAGCTCCATCTAGTATGGCAAACAAGCAGCCAGGTGCACATTCTGATTTTCTGTGTTGCTTAGTGGATGGACCCCACACTTAGCTTTCTAGTAGAATGGAACTTGCACCTGATCAAAGCAGCCAGGTGTATGGTCCAGGAGGGAACacaggcagccaggtgcattttATATCTATCACCTGGTGCACCTGGCTGCTTGTTTCCCATGCTAGATGGAGCTCCCCAGCTGGAGACATAAACATAGCAATGGGCAGGAAATCATAAAACACATACCAATGTAAGCACGGCTCGGATGATGTGACATtggtccagatttattaaagctcccaaggctggagagaatacactttcatcaataaacctgtgtaatcccgcaaacctggaatggatttcttcaaagtcatttactgttagcaaatgtcttcaatcctggatcagatccagttcaggttttctgtatcacccagcttgactgatgaaagtgtatccttggtGGGAACACCGgcgctgtccatggtgctgctGCAGCAAAGCCCAGCACAGGAGACCCCGCCTCAGTCTGCAGACGGACAGTGACAGGCGTCATGTGagcccctcctcctcctccatccctCCTTCACTCCTGGAGATAGGAGCACAAGCCTGGAGCTGCTGGAAAGGCAGAGCGCCTGGGCAATATCCCCACTCACTGACATCCCGGCCAGCCCAGGTAAGCAGCCCCCtgttatatattatcattattattattattatcattattatcattattattatgctGCGCTCCCTACACACAGCTGTCCGGGTGTCTGGGCTGGGTGCGCACAGCATATTGAGCAGGTACAGATCATGCCAGCAACTTGGCTGCAGATTCCTTATTTACTGCAAGAATATCACCCATAGTCTGCCCTAATCTGGGCTCTGTAATGTCTATGCGAcggaataatgaaaaaaaatgggagGGGTAGGTGGATTAGGCGAATATGAGATGTGATGCACCCCTAGTGCTATTTCTTAGCATCATTATCTTATGATGGTGCTAGGAGAAGTACCCCCATCATCCCCACCACCACCCCTCATCATCctccccattatttttttttgtagagctgCAGACACGGTGCTGTAGGTACCCAATCGATCTTTTCAGCAGGGATGGATTGGGATCAAGAAATATGATGATGAAATAAGAAGAAAGATTTATGGTGTCTTTTATATGTAATCTAAGGCTTGCTGTGTCTACAGGACTCCATGCCATCTCCATCACTGTAGTTTGTGGCTTTCTTGGGGTCTTTTGCTAGAGAGTAGTCTGTAAAATAAGGATTCCCCCCTGAAGGATTGTAAATGGCAGTTGATGTGCCATTTATATGAATGTACAGTATTGTTGGAAGGTGTTGTGACTTCTGATTCAAGCCTGCTGGAGGTGTAGGAAGGACAAGTCAAAATACTATCATTACAATATCATaacattgtcatttttgttttctttacatggCTGTTCTTCCTAAGTTGTGATTTAATAATACGACTTTATGGTGTTGGTGAAGCATTGGCGGTATCATGGCTTGCTCATTCCTACTCTTGTTATCAAGGAATAAGAGCTACCAACTGTGAAGTATACACAGACACACTTATTTCAGTACAcatctttttttgtgcatttatggATCTAAAATTGCAGGGAAATATTTCTCTTATTTAAACTGTGATTTAACACTTTACTGACATGACATTTGTTCTTGTCAAAGCTACATTGCATTTCCTGTCTaagtttaatagtaataatgcaTAAACTGAAGTCTATTGCTATATTCATCTACACTATAGGGGGTGCTTTGCTTGCAGGCACAATCACTAGTATCTGGTCTTCCCTGTCTGTATTAGGAGTAGGAAGCCTGGCGTTGGTGCCATCTCAATACAGGAACTTTGCCCATTGGTATTCTCCCAATGTGTTGGTTTGAGGGATCACCTTGCACTGGTCACTTGTGGTGGGAGATCATCCATGAAAGCAGGAGCACAATGCGGTGGCATAAATTAAAGCTAGTttctgcttgttaaaaaaaaaaagtgttaattagGCATCGAGCTGTCTTGTCTAGGCAGTAAATTAGGAGGAGAAAATGCATGCAAGGACTTGTAATAGCAGAATTATATGTACACGATCACCTTCTGCAGCACATTGCTATTGTCTCCCTTTCTGATCGCCTTGTAAGGGTTGTTTTAACCCATTCCTCCCAGGagggaaaatgtgatttttaaagcaggcaaagtgacagatgTGCCATTGATGGCTGGCTCTTATTAACATGTGGATTTCTGTCTAAATCCTTCAACTCACATGTGAGAGATGTAACAGCTGCATTAATGCTTAGGAAGGGTTTATGCTGACTAAATTGCGCCTGGGTCCCTTAATGAGGAAGTGGATGGTGTGTGTGTGCTGGGGGGATTAACCCCTTGATAAGATGAGGCCTTGGCAGCAGTGAAAAGGTTAAGGCGTATGGGAGATGCTAAGAGCGCATGAGCcaaattggatttttatttgcTGTAGGAGCGATCATTTTAGTGCTGAGAGGGGAAAAGAGGCGAGGTAGCCAAGGAAATAATACCTGATATAGTGATTACATCTCTTCAGCATTCATTCACATTCTACCTCACCTTGTGAAAATTAAATGTTAAGGCGCGCTTGCAGCTCAGCTCACTAGCAACCTGCTGGGTTAGTGCGCTCCCTCATCATGTTTCCAAACACATTGGAAGTGACTGATAGCTTTGTATAGATTTCTTCATAGTGTATAAGATGTAGATAAAATTGATAAAGTCCTGAAGGAAAATTGCTTGGTAATAGCTTCAATGTCCCCACGATCATAATACTTTGTTGTTCTGCCACGCAAAAAATTTGGCTGCATATTAATGCCCCCTTTTTGCTACGACctgcaaattaaaataataataataaaatcaatgtattgtGTTATGCCAAGCTTCATAGCTACATTTGTATTTGATTAAATCGTGCTAGATTGTTTTTTTCTAGAAGTTGCAGATTATATATACTTACTGATATTTAAATTGCTTTCAGATTGATGGGTTGTATTAGACTTCATCTGAATGGGATCTCATTATTGTtgtggaaaggaaaaaagaagagttGTTAAGATTTTCCATGTCAAAGGCTTGCTTCGGTCTGACATCATTTCTGCTTGAGTTGTGGAGAAAGATCTAGGAGAACCATGAGTGATGATTCATGCCCTCTTTTGTAATGCCATGGCATCCCATACATGATCTACTCTTACTATGGGATTTAGGTAAGAAGTAAAGAGAGAGGTGTATGCTTAGCAAGGGATAATCTCCAAAAAAGATTATCCGGAattggatgcaaaaaaaaaaaactgggactTCACTGAATCATTTCTGAAGAAGAGTTGGACTCCACCATGCATGGTGCTATGGAACAATAGAGCtccatattttttacaaaaattcctTATTATTTTAGCGTGTGTTTGGTCTACTTGGCTGTCCACTGACCATTGGTGGGCCGCGAACGTGAGACACAATATCATTGCTGGATTGGTCCCCCACTAAGAAGTCAATCTGGAAGATCCACGCAATTTAAAGGCCCCTCAAGACATTAAGTCATTAAAAATGGCTAGTGTCCTTAAACAAGGGGGGCTCATTATATGGATGGTCCTAATTCTTGGATGCATGGTGGACCTGGGCTGTGGCCTAGAATTTCCTGGTACAGAAGGCCAGTGGACTCGCTTCCCTAAGTGGAATGCATGTTGTGAGAGTGAGATGAGTTTTAACATGAAGACCAAACGATCGAGTGGACTTGTTATATACTTTGATGATGAGGGTTTCTGTGACTTCCTGGAGCTGATTCTATATGAAGGAAAACTGAAGTTAAGCTTTTCTATCTTCTGTGCTGAACCAGCTTCTCTCCTAACCGATCTTTCAGTTAATGACAACAACTGGCATTCAGTGGTCATCAAGAGAAATTTCAAGAACACAACGTTAATCTTAGACAAAGAAAGTAAGTGGGTGGAAGTAAAATCAAAACGGAGAGATATGACGGTATTCAGTAATCTTTTTATAGGTGGGATCCCACCAGAACTAAAATCTTCAACGCTCAAATTAACGTTCCCAGCAGTAAAAGACCACAGCCCCTTTCAAGGTTGGATAACTGATGTCCGGGTCAATTTCACAGACTCCTCTCCTGTAACCTACAGTGAC from Pyxicephalus adspersus chromosome 4, UCB_Pads_2.0, whole genome shotgun sequence carries:
- the NRXN1 gene encoding neurexin-1 isoform X25, giving the protein MASVLKQGGLIIWMVLILGCMVDLGCGLEFPGTEGQWTRFPKWNACCESEMSFNMKTKRSSGLVIYFDDEGFCDFLELILYEGKLKLSFSIFCAEPASLLTDLSVNDNNWHSVVIKRNFKNTTLILDKESKWVEVKSKRRDMTVFSNLFIGGIPPELKSSTLKLTFPAVKDHSPFQGWITDVRVNFTDSSPVTYSDIKLEDTTNPCDKDQVCLNGGICSVVNEEATCDCSQTGYQGKDCSEEDNHVEGLAHLMMGDQGKEEYIATFKGSEYFCYDLSQNPIQSSSDEITLSFKTLQRNGLMLHTGKSADYVNLALKNGAVSLVINLGSGAFEALVEPVNGKFNDNNWHDVKVTRNLRQ